gaatctatagaatatgagTCACTTTTTGTATTGAATgactaaaataaattaactttttgatgGTATTCTAATTTGAGATTCACTAGTATATACATGGATGGTACAAATAAATATATCTGATCAGCCTCTCAAAAATTCATATTAAAGGAAAAGGCAACTTATTGAAGGATATCTGCAGATAAGAGCATCGAGATGAAACCTCAAGGTACCTTTACACGATGTGACGACCGGTACAATTGAGCGACAAACGAGTTGTTTCTTGTTGGTTTCAACAATAACCCTTTAGACTCGCCAATTATCGTTCACAAAATCGCAATTTCGATCGCACATTCCATAGTTTGTAAAGCCGACTGTTGCATTTATACAAAGTAAAATCTGAGTGGCGTGCAGTGAGCGATTCCTGTTTACACGTATGAAATTGTTAACGTCCAATGATGATTTTTGTGCCCACACAAACCATCAAACCAACGAGAAATCTACTGATTGTCGCTCTATCGTTCATTGCTTTTACACTCGATAACCATGCAGTTTCGCTCGGTTTAACCATAATTTGCACAATAATAGTCTTGTTTTAAAGGTACCTTTACATCAGACTTCTCCCCGCACAGTGACTAATGCATGCTCCCAACATTGTCATACAGAATTTGGCAAGTCCTTTCCGGAATAGCTTTTCTTGTTAGCTGACTGCACTATAATCATAAAAGAAAATAGATTAAGAGATGAAAGTAAGCAATTCTCTTTAATCataactacagtacagaccaaaagtttggacacaccttctcattcaaagagttttctttattttcatgactatgaaggcatcaaaactatgaattaacacatgtggaattatatacataacaaacaagtgtgaaacaactgaaaatatgtcatattctaggttcttcaaagtagccaccttttgctttgattactgctttccacactcttggcattctcttgatgagcttcaagaggtagtcccctgaaatggtctcccaacagtcttgaaggagttcccagagatgcttagcacttgttggcccttttgccttcactctgcggtccagctcaccccaaaccatctcgattgggttcagtccGGTGcctgtgcagcaccccatcactctccttcatggtcaaatagcccttactttcaaagttttcccaatttttcggctgactgactgaccttcatttcctaaagtaatgatggccactcgtttttctttacttagctgcttttttcttgccataatacaaattctaacagtctattcagtaggactatcagctgtgtatccacctgacttctcctcaactcaactgatggtccaaaccccatttataaggcaagaaatcccacttattaaacctgacagggcacacctgtgaagtgaaaacattttcaggggactacctcttgaagctcatcaagagaatgccaagagtgtgcaaagcagtaatcaaagcaaaaggtggctactttgaagaacctagaatatgacatattttcagttgtttcacacttgtttgttatgtatataattccacatgtgttaattcatagttttgatgccttcatagtcatgaaaataaagaaaactttttgaatgagaaggtgtgtccaaacttttggtctgtactgtacttggaCTCTATCTGACAGAGGATTTGACAAGTAATTGTCTAGAGTATTGCTATAAGCTCTTTGGTTTCTGGCACACTCGAAATTCTGGTTGTGTGAGAAGGGATATGGGAgctgaaagaagaaaaaactCTGTAGGACTGGCTTTATATTTTGTTAAAATCATATCCAGGAAAAAGAAAATAGAGGTTCTACGTGTAGTGTGAAAGATTATAAACTTGGGAAAAGTTTATAAAAACTTTTAGAAAAACTAGAAATTTATAAGGAATCTGTTACTGTTCTATGACAGTTTACGCAGATCATACAGGTACACAGAAGCAAAAACATTCTAGATTGTAGTGAGCATTGCTCCAGAACTCGGATTTGCAGCATTCCCTCATTTCCAACAGCGGGTTGTCTGACAATTCTACTGTTTAATAGCCTTCTCCTGGTCATACAGGTGTAgagatgcaaaaacattttaggTTGTCATGAGCATGCTCCAAATATTGAATAAttgcatttaatttacagaaaccTATGACAGTTTAGGAAATTTGGTTCACAGTAATACAATTCAGCCAACTTTAACCAAGAAATTAAGCTCAAagacaggggcataactaccatagtggcagaccatgcgactgctatggggcccagggcaagagggggcccagttgggatcataccctcttctactgggggtgagaacttggtcaggactctaccctctaaagcagcgtTTCTCAACGCcgctcctcgggacccacctagaggtcatgatttgagaatatcccacagaatgaatacctgtggcaaGTCCTGatccatggacactaattatatcacctgctcaatactaaggaaatcctgaaaacctgACCGTCAGGTGGGTTCTGAGgaccctgctctaaaggaacaacttttagcaaataaggcagtggaagaaatggcccaagggtcattgaaaggggtttaggtggaaacccttctgtTCTGTGTGGGGGGTTctcgtttgatccttgctatggggcccttatttctctatgtatgccactgctcAAAGACACGCAGTATACTTGTCATAACCATAATCTCCATAGGCTACCTTGAAGTGAAGTTGGTTTTATAACGACTTGAAATTTTAAAAACAATGTACAATGACAGTACATGAGTCACATACAAATGCCATAGGACAATATATTTACAGGTGATCGTGGAGGTCCCCagttctgaggttacaaataatcAGCTAAAATCTGGAGAAAACAATCTTGTCCATATAAAGTATATTGGCTGGGTCCCCCATAGCAAGAATGGAGAGCCAATAACAGAGTGCCTCTGCATGTTGCCTATATCAATCAGCTAAGTTAGTGCTCTTCTCATTAATTATTGACCTACCAATACTGAGACTGTCATTTCTTCACTGTCCATTCCAGTTTATTTATGTCTGGTCCGGGTCTCAGTCAAACATGCTGGAGAGAAACCGTGCACGGGATCTGGCCAATCAGATAAGAGATATTGAACGCCGTGGAGCTGCAAAGGTTGAAATTATACAAGAGGGGGAAGAGCCGGAAGAAATGATTCaggtatcacctgctgctgcgtgACAACAATGGCAGAAGCCAGATGGTTTTTTCACAAGTGGAAGTTCCAACAAACTGAAAGTTTAGTTTTGATGAGGCAAATTCAGTTGATGTGAATGAGCTTCATTACTTGGGGTACTTGCGTTAGAGGATTCTGGCagacagttccgtcgccggaacggcCTGCCTGATCCggcaatccgtatgcaaacggatagcatttgtttccagatccggatccgtctgacaaatgcattgaaataccagatctgtctctccggtgtcatccggaaaaacggacccggtatttatttttttcacagatttaaaaggtctgcacatgcgcagatcgGGAAACTGGATCCAGTTTTCCGGAAAACTTGGCACCGGATCCGGCataaatacatttcaatggaaatgaatgccagtgttccggaattttggccggagaaaatacagcagcatgctgccgtattttctccggccaaataccgtaatatggactgaactgatgcatcctgaacggaatgctttccattcagaatgcattaggataaaactgaagctttttttctggtattgagcccctgtgacggaactcaataccggaaaactttaacgctagtgagaTGGGAACCTCCTGAAACATGAAGAGCAGAGCCGCTCCTacagtcacagcagcagaaagagGAGTAGCCCAACAGCATTCCTACTGCCATGAGTCCTCTACTCGTGTACATTATTTAAAAACACCACCTTCCTATGTGATTTCAGTCTTCACATAGACAGCAGTAGAAAATCTGCAATGGACACCGTATGCACTTAATTTTGAAAGGCCGCATTCacatagttaggcctcatgcacacgaccgttgtttgggtccgtatccgtggctccgttccgcggtcccgctaaaaatatataacataagcgctttgcggacaagaattggcatttatattgccggcgcccgttccgtacaTTGTGGAAAGCAACATGGGCAGCTTCCGTTTttctgcggatccgcggtttgcggactgcaaaaaacggcacggccgtgtgcatgaggccttagtgtttgatcagtgatttcaatCAGTGTGAGTAAAAACCTGGAgtggggcaaaagcagaacaggaGCTCATCTTTCCATTATATCTTATCTGTGTGtcctcactgatcaaacactgaccaaataactagtgTGAAGGTGGCCTTAAAGATTAACTAGTTCAGAGGATATTTCCTCCCAAAAATTTAACTAAGCTCCCTCATGACCAAGGGTGGTAAAATATATAGCCGATTTAGTGCAGGAAAAGAATTATCTGTATGGCTCTTTTCAAGGAGATGTTATATAAAATTTCTAGATTTTGGGAAAAAGACCTGAATCTCTAAAGGAAGGATGTGCAGAGGATGACAAGGAAGCAGATGAAATACATACAAGAGGAGCTGTGCTTTATCAGGTACATATTGCTGATCATAATACACGTACCATAAGATGGCAGCACCATTTCTTACACCCATTGTCAAATGATACAGGTCTCAAATGCCAGTGGCAAGATGCAGGTGTCTCGAGTGGCAGATGGAGCCACCGTCCGTAAAGAGCAGCTAATATCTGACGACTGCTTCATCCTGGACACTGCTGGAAAACTCTACGTTTGGAAAGGTATTCATGACTTATTAGAAGCAACAACCAACCATGAATACTCAAAGTAGAGAAGTTGCTCTACTGAAAGTACGTCTAGCTGTGCAGTTTAGTCAGTGATTCTGAAAGGGGGCatcatagtttgaaaaaaaatctaaaaaggcAAGAAAGctataataattataaaaaagtaTACTCACTGTGCCTAGCCCCCTCAGTTCTAGCGCTGCAGCTCCGATTCCCTGCACCGGGATTTGATTTCATAACCGCAGTGCCTCTACACTGGACATGACcccgcagccaatcacaggccttaaTGGTTTTGTGCTGTATACCACCAAGGTCGGTtattggctgcagtagtcacTTGCAGTGTACACACGTCATCGCAGCAGCCACACCTTTTCcgacttttacttttttttgacaaCTCTCAGCTCTGacatctagagatgagcaaatttacaATTTGGACCCGAATTGACTAGACCATAATTGAAAATGCTTCAATTGCTGTGTAAagttgtggatggcattatggttCTCTCTCTAAAAATTCTCCCAAATCAAATCTCATTAAATTCTGATTCTTTAGAatccattcgctcatctctactgacctTTTACGTATTTCCAGCCTCTACAGAGATGATTATGCCCGATGGCCGGACATCCTCATACAGCCAATACACTAATCACAGTGATCTGTAAATGTGGGTGTCAAACAAAACTGGGGATCAAAGGAACCTGACAAACACTAACCgcagtatgatttttgcaggtaaAAAAGCAAACAAAGAAGAGCGGGAGCAATCACTCGAGATAGCCAATGAGTTCCTGTCACTGATGAAATATTCCCCAAGAACTCAGGTGAGTCCTCTTATCCACCTCCACTAAGGTCCAGTCAGCTTCTGTGTTACAACGGTTTGGTTATGGCTTCATATCATCGTTTGGTCCAAGCACAAACTGTAGCATGGGCCTTGTATGCACATGAAAGTATGGTGGATCTATTAGTGCAGCATTACTGGGATAATTATATGAAACAAGCAATACATTTGGAAAGGCTGTGGATAGCTTGTAATGTAGCACCCACACCATTAATTATTTGTGCTCCCATCCTCCGTTGTAATTGTAATATAAGAATGGAAACGTGTAGCAGCTATGTACATACCAAAAAGGCAGAACATGTTACTGCTACTATGGGGACAGCTCTGGCTGGTCCTATCCCTTTTGTTATGGGCTCGTAAGAACTTGCAGGACTCCACTTTCCTGCATAGGAAACATAATGGGACTACTTATATGTAAAACAATGTTGTGTAGAtttcttctcctatccccttcaaAACCTCAACCTTCTATCCACAGGTCCAAGTAGTGTCTGAAGGCAACGAGTCACCATTGTTCAAGCAATTCTTCAGCCACTGGGTGTGATCTCCATGTCACCTGGAAGTGTCCATGCCAATTCCTACTCGGACAGTATAATGTACTTTGGCCCTGCAGTAGCCTTGGTACATAACTTGTTATCAATGTATTAGTGGTGATGGAAAAACacagtggggcacatttactaatggTTTCCACGAGTAAAAAGCCTGTATCCAACTGTCTTATTTTTTTAAGTCTCATTTACCAACTGATTTAGTGTCTATTTTGAGTTCTATTACAAATTCTGAGGTTTTCCAACTTTGAGCCTAATTTCCATCCTCTTTACATAGGTGCGCCAGATTTAGTCATACAAACAAACACACCACTCCAGGGCTGGCATAATTTTCTGGTACAACACAATTTGCCTACTTTCATGGAGATATGCGCCAAAATTCAGCTCACTTGCACCTAATTAGACTAGTTTTAGTGAACATGAATCTGTCTTACAGGAAAACGACCACTAGATGTCAGACtttaataaatctttttttttgtttttttttgtttaagggATAATAAATGAGGTGCAAATTGAAGAGAGAATTTGCCAATacgctatgtttttttttttttggaaaaaaacaaaaacaaatttagtaaatgtgccccagagGCTTCAGTGCCCTGGAAAAGGAGACTACTTATTCCATACATTAAATATTGATTGCCATCTGCGTGTATAGTTCATGGTTATTCACTTTAACCCAAATGTGTGGCACACCTACCAGCTGTAGTTACATTCCTTGTTCACAGTGCATGAAAGCTGGCACCTGCATCTGACACTTCACACATGGCCTCCTCAGCAATTACATGCATGCTTCACTGCCCAGCCTGTGACTTCCTCATTAGAGGATGCTACATATTAGATTCTCATAATAGACAATCATTTTATAAAGAACCTTTATTTCAAGAAATTAAAAACTATACCACATTTACTGGAAAATCTTTGTCGGACCAATATTTAAAGGTCAAATACACATGGGAAGACCAAATTCAAGGAACACTGTAGCTTATGTCAAACACAGGGCCTGTAGATTCAAAGAACTCCAAAGAAATTAGTCATGCTCCGCTCCCTCATTCTCTACACTAGGTAAACAGTATCAGTTTCACCTGGCGTGCACCTTTAAAAGGTACCTGCACACAGATGCGGGTTGACAAATACACGCGGTTAAACTGTAGTGCAACACAGTACAAGCAAAGTGAAGGAGAcctgacaaatctcatgtacacattGCTTgcactgtattaggcctctttcacactgttgGAACCGATAAAATTGACATCTATGATACAGCGTTGATGCAAAGATGTTCCTTGATATCTGGAACTGAATCCGCCCTGGTCtgcttgatatgcaaatgaggaccaTCAAAGGGTTCTTGGGGCAGGACACTGATGAAAGGAAGATCTGCCAGGACTGTCGCATCCTGGGGAAAGCCCGACCCCCTGCTGGTATTTACTGCCCACACCTGTGTCAGCAAGGACATACATGCTGGGATATGGCAGGGGTATATGATATAACTTTCTTCCTGTGTAATTACCTGCAATAACCTAGCTTACAAATAGGAACAATGGTGACCTCTGGGACAAGACAAGTCTTCCTGAACTCTACAATGAAGAATGTGATTCGCTGAGACCTGCTGGAGAGGAGTGTTCTGAGTACAGAGAAAAGCCCATGGCATGTGTgactgagagagagagaatggtgTAGCTAGCTCAAGGATGCTGACCCCCTCCAACCCCCTCCCCCATTCCCTTAATTATATTTAGAATGTAGGTATATCCCTATTTGTAAATAAATCCAATACTGACTTAAGATACAGTTGTTCTTCAGTAATTTAAGGCACCCGTAAAACAGAGCACATTCTACATTTGGCACCCCAGAAAGAGTGTGGAAATTCCTA
This window of the Bufo bufo chromosome 6, aBufBuf1.1, whole genome shotgun sequence genome carries:
- the CAPG gene encoding macrophage-capping protein isoform X1; the encoded protein is MYGGPSAKDLRFPSSVSEPGLHIFRIEKMKLIPVPSESHGVFHSGDTYLLVFNSPEGNQIFVWNGNGTSVDERAAGAIYSSQLHMHMGEKPTQNRETQGHESAEFMSFFPKGVTYLDGGVSSGFQQAQKDSAAPANHLYHVRGRKQIRATETDLTWESFNTGDCFILDIGKFIYVWSGSQSNMLERNRARDLANQIRDIERRGAAKVEIIQEGEEPEEMIQILGKRPESLKEGCAEDDKEADEIHTRGAVLYQVSNASGKMQVSRVADGATVRKEQLISDDCFILDTAGKLYVWKGKKANKEEREQSLEIANEFLSLMKYSPRTQVQVVSEGNESPLFKQFFSHWV